GAGGAAATAATCGAGTGGAGGAAGAAGGAGATCCAGAAGCCCTTCTCAGACAGATTCGCGGAGGCCATGCTGCGCTATTTCAGGGGGCCAGTAGAATCATTGACGGCCTCGTTCAAGGGCCTCGATCAGGATCTCTACAGGGCCAGCATACTCACTCCCCCCGACAGGTACGTTGCCCTCATGCTCGGCGTTGCCATCTTCGCTGGAATATTCGGCTTCATTTTTGCGTACCTCCTGTACGTCCCCATCGACATGTCCGTCTTGGTCGGCCTGCTGGGTTTCATTGGTGGCTTCGTATACATGAGGCACTACCCTAAGATGGTGTGGAAGCGAAGGGTGGCCGAAGTGGAGAGGGCCATGCCCTATGCCCTGAGGCACATGGCGTCGCTCCTCAGCGCGGGAGTTGGTATATCCGAGGCGATGCTGTCCGTTGCCCGCGCCGACTACGGTGTCATCTCCGAGGAGTTCGAGCTTATGCTCAGGGACATGAGGACCGGCTCATCATTCGAGGACGCGCTCACGAAGTTCGACGAGAAGATGGGGTCCGAGAACGTCAGCAGGGTCGTCAAGCAAATACTGAGGGCCGTCAAGTTCGGTGGAAACCTCTCGGAGATACTCTACAAACTCGCAGAGGACTTTGCCTTTGAATACAGAATGAAGCTCGTGGAGTACGTCCAGAGGGTTAACGGTATAGCCTTCATCTACATGTTCCTGACCATAGTCATGCCCACGATGTTCGTCGTCGGAATCCTCGCCGGTTCGGTCATGGCCAGGCAGCTCATAATGCCCCCAGAGACGCTTGCGATAATACTGCTATTCGCGTTTCCGGCGATATCCCTGATAATCGTTAACATGATCAAGAAGGGAGAGCCGAGGTGACCCCGATGCCCAGTCTATCGTCCGCGCTGATATCTATAATCGAAAAGATCGTTCCCGAGAAGTGGATGAAACGCTACGAGATTTTCATCTACTCCGCCAACATAGGCTTCCTCGCCGCTGAGTATCTTGTTGTATCGCTCCTCATGGGGGTCATCGGCGGGCTCCCTGCGTACATAGCATCGAACTGGATGTACGCCCTGGTGGCTTTTCTTGCCCTCTTCCTCGGAATGGCCTTTGGATACCCCTACTGGAGGATATCGAAGCGCACTGAGGAAATGGAAAAGATGCTCCCGGATGCCTTCTTCTACCTCGCCAGTTCCCTCAGGGCGGGTATATCCTTCTCAGAGGCCCTTGAAGAGCTTACCACCGCCAAGTTTGGCCCTCTCACGGACGAGTTCAGGAAGACCGTCGCCGAGATAAAGAAGGGTCGTCCGACCACGGACGCCCTCAGGGCCTTTGCGATAAGGAACAAGCGCTCATCGGTTCTCTACCGCTCCATGATGATCATCATTGAGGCCCTCGAGAGGGGTGCCCCGATGAGCGACGTCCTGGTCTTCGTCGGAAACGACGTCAGGGAGATTCTCAGGATAAAGCAGGAGAGGAAGGCCTCGACGGGAATGCAGGTGATGTTCTTCATAATAACCAGCGGTGTCATAGGCCCCCTGATACTCGGCGTCGTCGCCCAGATAATGGTCTCGATGAACGTTGGCGACATCAACCTCCCCGTTGAGACCGTCAAGAACATACTCCTCGGCTTCGTCGTGCTTCAGGCCATAGTGTCTGGCCTTGGAATAGGGGTCATAAGAGAAGGGAAATACTCAGCAGGCCTCAAGTACAGCCTGCTGCTTGCCATAATGGGAGTTATCGTCTACCAGGGAGCCTCAGGCGTCGCCTTCGCCGCCTGATTCCTCTTCTCCACCTTTCTGTATGTCGACTATCTCGACCTCAAAGATCAGTGTCTTTCCGGCGAGCGGGTGGTTGAAGTCGAGGCTTACCGTTTCGCCCTCTATCTTGGCTATCTTCGCTATCCCCGAGTCTGTCATGACGTACATCCCCTCGACCGGCTCCATTCCGAGCTGGGTAAACTCAGAGATCGGGACGTCTATGACCAGCTCCGGGTTCGGCATGCCGTAGGCCTTCTCCGGCGGAACAGTCACGGTCTTCCTCTCGCCTATCTCCATGCCGATGAGGGCCTCGTCAAGACCCTGGATTATCTCGCCAACCCCGATGTTGACGCCGAGGGGCCCGTACTCGCGCTCCTCCACGTATATGTCGTTCTCCCTGGCTATGTCCTCGTAACTCGTGTCAAAAACCTCACCGTTCTCGAACCTGCCCACGTAGTGGAACACCACAAAATCTCCAGCTTCAATCTTCATTTCCTTCAACTCCAAAACTGT
This window of the Thermococcus siculi genome carries:
- a CDS encoding type II secretion system F family protein, producing the protein MGVVKAITDFLERLGGKTIEVAEIPTRKIPKGKTVQERLRALKELQKEIEAEKAEAEKETEIEEIIEWRKKEIQKPFSDRFAEAMLRYFRGPVESLTASFKGLDQDLYRASILTPPDRYVALMLGVAIFAGIFGFIFAYLLYVPIDMSVLVGLLGFIGGFVYMRHYPKMVWKRRVAEVERAMPYALRHMASLLSAGVGISEAMLSVARADYGVISEEFELMLRDMRTGSSFEDALTKFDEKMGSENVSRVVKQILRAVKFGGNLSEILYKLAEDFAFEYRMKLVEYVQRVNGIAFIYMFLTIVMPTMFVVGILAGSVMARQLIMPPETLAIILLFAFPAISLIIVNMIKKGEPR
- a CDS encoding type II secretion system F family protein is translated as MPSLSSALISIIEKIVPEKWMKRYEIFIYSANIGFLAAEYLVVSLLMGVIGGLPAYIASNWMYALVAFLALFLGMAFGYPYWRISKRTEEMEKMLPDAFFYLASSLRAGISFSEALEELTTAKFGPLTDEFRKTVAEIKKGRPTTDALRAFAIRNKRSSVLYRSMMIIIEALERGAPMSDVLVFVGNDVREILRIKQERKASTGMQVMFFIITSGVIGPLILGVVAQIMVSMNVGDINLPVETVKNILLGFVVLQAIVSGLGIGVIREGKYSAGLKYSLLLAIMGVIVYQGASGVAFAA
- a CDS encoding FKBP-type peptidyl-prolyl cis-trans isomerase, producing MKIEAGDFVVFHYVGRFENGEVFDTSYEDIARENDIYVEEREYGPLGVNIGVGEIIQGLDEALIGMEIGERKTVTVPPEKAYGMPNPELVIDVPISEFTQLGMEPVEGMYVMTDSGIAKIAKIEGETVSLDFNHPLAGKTLIFEVEIVDIQKGGEEESGGEGDA